Genomic DNA from Corallococcus silvisoli:
AACGTGAATGGCCCCGTGCCCGTGTTGAACTTCGTCGACACGGGGCTGCCCGCGGGGGCGAGCGCGAGGCGGTTGGAGATGTGGACGGACCGCGCCACCCTGGCGCCCGGCTCGCCCGAGGTGACGTACGCGGCGGGGGCCCTGGTGATGCACGACGGGCAGCTCTACCGGGCGCGCACCCAGAACACGAACAAGCCGCCCCCGCAGAACGCCACCGTCTGGGAGCCGCTGTCGCTTCCCGTGGATGACCTGCGCACCGCGCCGGGAACCGAGTGGGCGGAGCGCGGCGTGGGCCTCCTGGACGTCGTGCGCTAGTCGCGAGGCGCCACGCCCGGAGGAAGGCTCACCCCGCGCGGGGCTGGAACTCCAGCGCCTCGCGCAGCACCGGGTAGGTGTCCTCGGCGGCGGTGCTGCCCATGAAGGTGTCCAGGTGGCCGTAGCCCGCGAGCATGCGGCGCTGGTAGTAGCGCGCGCCGTTCGCCTCGCGCAGCCACGTGAAGGTCCGCTCCGTGGACGACGGCAGATAGGTGCGGTTCTGCTCGCTGGAGACGAACGTGATGGGCCGCTTGAAGGGCTCCGGATCCAGGTAGTCCGGCGGGCGGGCCTGCCCGTAGCGCAGCAGGTTGGCCGCCCGGCCGAAGTCGAACCGCACCGCGTGCCCGCTCCGGGCCATCTGCCCCAGGTGGCGGAACGTCAGCAGGTTGCAGCGGCCGAACTGCTCCTCCAGCCGCGCGTGCGTCTGCGCGTTGAGCCGCGCGTGCCGGTAGAGCCGGCCGTACATGAAGGACAGCCGGTGGCACACCGGGCTGTCGCACTCCATGCGGAGCAGGCCCGCGACCCTGGTGAAGGCCGCCTGGAACAGCGGCGTGCGGGACGCATCATCCGGGGTGAGCGAGTCCAGCCCCGCGTCCAGCAGCTCCGGCACCCGCAGCATCGCCTTGAGGCGCGTGGAGGCCGGCGTGTCGTGGTGCAGCGCCACCTGCGACGCCACCACCCCGCGCACGTCCGGCAGGTGCCCCGCGGCCAGCGCCATGAAGAACGCCACCGACCCCGCGCAGTGCACCACCGCCTGCACCGACTCCGCGCCGGTGATTTCGCGCACGTGCCGCACCGCCGCGGGCATGTCGTGGTCCGCCGCGTCGTCCAGCGTGAACTGGCGCAGGGGCAGCTGCACGCTGGCCCGCCAGTCCAACAGCCACGTGTCGTAGCCGTGGCGCACCAGGTGCTGGACGAAGTTCTCCCGGAGCGTGGGCAGCATGAACATGCCGCTCCACACGCCCGCGCCGTGCACCAGCAGCACCGGCCCCTTGGTTCCCCCCACGAAGCGGGTGAGCCGCAGGGGGACGCCATCGCCCGCGAGGAAGTCGTACCGCTCCGCCACCGGCAGGCCGCCGCGCGTGAGGTCCTGGGAGAGCGTCCGCGACACCGCCGCGCCGCTCCGGTAGTCAAAAGCCATGGGCCACCGCCTCCACGATGCGCTCGGCCACCGCGCTGAGGGTCATCACCGGATGGAAACCGATGGACGTGGGGATGACGGAGCCATCCGCCACGTACAGTCCCGGGTAGTTGAACACTTCGCCCTCCTTGGACACCACGCCCTGGGCCGGTGACTCCGCCAGGTGCGCGCCACCCAGCGAGTGCACCGTGAAGGGCCGGCGGAACAGCTCCCAGGTGGCGAGCGGCGCGAAGGTGCCCCCGTACTGGGACGCCAGCTCCCGCATCGCGCCCGTCATCCGCGCCACCAGCTCCGCGTTCTCGCGGGCGTAGTCCCACTCGATGTCCAGGTGCTCGCCCTTGAGCCCCATGCGCCCGTTGGCGTTGTCCTGGCCAATGGCGAACAGGTTGCTCGTGCGCGCGGGGTCCACCCCGTGGCCCAGGGGCTTGCTGAAGAGCCCCTTGCTGAAGGCGCCATGCATCAGCGGCCACAGCTTCGTCCACAGCGGCCCGGCCACGCCGCCCAGCGGGCCCAGCTGGGCCTGCCCCAGCCCCGCGAGCACCGCCGTGGCGGGCTTGTTGAAGGTGGCCGTCACCAGCGTGAAGCGGGGCGCGGCGTCGAAGAAGCGCATCACGGTGGCCACGTCCGGTCCCACCCACGGCAGGATTTCGTCGCGGCTGCCGTGCAGCGAGCCCAGGAAATCACCGTTGCCGGAGTACCCGTGCCCCAGGCGGGCGCTCACCAGGGGCAGCGTGCGGGCCCGGTCTCGGCTGCGCAGCAGGATCTCCACCGTGCCCAGCGCCCCGGCGGACAGCACCACGCGCCGCCCCTCCACGGACGCCTTCTCCCCGGTGGCGAGGTCCCGGTAGTGCACCCGGTAGCCGTCCGCGACGCGCTGCACGTGGGACACCGACAGGCCCGGCCACACCGTGGCGCCCAGCTTCTCCGCGCGCGCCAGGTAGGTGAGGTCCAGGGTGTTCTTGGCGCCGTGCTGGCAGCCGAACTCGCACTCCGCGCAGAGCTGACACGCCTTGCGGCCGGGCGCGGAGGGCTCCGTCCAGGACACCGCCTCCGGTGGGTCGAACGTCTGGCGGCCCATGCGTCCGGCGGCCTGCTGGAACAGGTCTCGCTTGCGCAGCGGGAGGGACGCGGGGAAGGGCTTCACGTCCAGCTCGCGCGCCACCTTGTCGTAGTACGGGTCCAGCGCCTCGCGGCTGAAGCCCCGGGGCCAGCGCGGGTGGTCGAAGACGATGGGGTCCGGCCGCACGTGCACGTTGGCGTAGATGAGGGACCCGCCGCCCACGCCGCTCGCCGTCACCGTGCCGATGCCGGACAGGAAGCGCACATCGTAGAGCCCCCGCGCCTCCGGCCGCGACGGGTGGTGCCAGAGCAGCTCGTCCGCGCGGGTGACGTCGCGGGGGAACTGGCCTGGAGCGTACCGGCGGCCCCGCTCCAGCACTGCCACGGTGCGGCCCGCCTGCGACAGCCGGAGCGCGGCGATGGAGCCCCCGAAGCCGGACCCCACCACCACCACGTCGTACCGCTTCGCGATCGCCACGATGTGCCGCCCTCCCCTCAGTCGAACTTCGCGCGGGCGAAGACGTCCCAGAGCGTGCCCATGAACATGCCGCCAAAGCGCCGCAGCGCGTCCGCCTGCTTGAGCGGCGAGGACGTGCCCAGCACCGAGAACGTGGTGAGCTGCTGGAGGAAGTCCGGCAGGTGCAGGCGGATGATGCCGGTGGAGACGACGGGCCCGGAGCGCTCGTGCCCCTTGCGCACCACCGCGTAGAGCGTGGACGTGTCGCTCCACACGTCGAAGCCCGCGTCGTCGTGGACCTCCTTGTAGCCATCCAGCAGGTACGGCTGGCCGTCCGCGCCGGTGAAGGGCAGCAGGTACAGCATCCGCCGCTCGTAGAAGCGCTCCGTGCCCACGAAGAGGTTGAAGACGCCGTTCTCTACCGACGCGCCCCCGGGGGGCGTGAGCCCGCGCACGTGCAGCGTGCCCTGCACGATGCCGCCGTGGGACTCCTGCGCGAGGAAGCGGTCCAGGTTGGGCAGCGTGATGGTGACGACGAACTCCGCCACCTGGCCCCCGCGCTGGCCCGCCCGCGCCGCCCCGTTGAAGTCGTCCGCGGGCTGATGGCCCGGCTGGAGGTAGCCCTTCATCCGCTCCGTGAAGCGCAGCCCCACCACCGGCGTGGGCGAGGCCACCGTGCCGCCCGGCGGCACCACCACGTCGCCCAGCGGATCCGTCCCCGGCATCACGGGGGAGGAAGGCGGCTCCACCTCCGGCATCATCCGCAGGCTCACGCGCGGAGGGGCGCCGCGTGGCGGGGAGGACGTCCCGGGCGCGCGCTCCGGCGCCACCCAGCCCGGCGCCTCCTTCAGCTCGCGGATGAGCCGCTCCACGTTGCGCTCGGCCACCGCGGCGATGCTGGCGGACGGGTTGACGCCGATGCCCACCGGCAGCGCCGCGCCGTCGAACACGTACAGGCCGGGGTAGCCGTGCACCTCTCCGTCGGGCGTGAGGACGCCGTACGCCGGCTCCTCCGCCATCGCGCAGCCGCCCAGGTTGTGCACCGACACCGGCAGGTGCAGCCGCTCCCACAGCGGGTTGTACGCGGCGCGCGTGCCCAGCGCCCGGGCCACGTCCTCGCAGAGCTGTTCCTGCGTGCGGTACAGCGGCAGGTTCGCGGGCACGTCCCACTGCACCTGGAGCTCGCGCGTGAGGGGCGACAGCGACAGCCGGCCGTTGGACTTGTCCCGGCCCATGGCCAGGAACACCGCCTGGAAGCGGCCGCGCTCGTTCTCGATGGAGGCCATCTCCTTCGAGCGCGTGCGCAGCACCTTCACCAGCTCCCGCTGGAGCAGGTCCGCCGGCAGCGTCAGCGCGCGGTCGGGATCCATGGCGAGCATCAGCCCCGCCGCCTGCGCCGGGTGTCCGCCCTCCTGGAAGAGGAACCAGGTCTTGTCCTTCCCCTGCCCCTCATCCACCACCATGCCGGTGGTGATGGTGGGGCCCACCGCGGGGTCCCATGGCTCCTTCGTGTCGAAGGCGAAGGCGAGGAAGTCCCCGTTGGCGGAATAGCGCGCCCCCAGCCGCGCGCTCAGGTCCGGCAGCGTGCCGTGGACGTCCCGGGCGCGCAGCAGCAGCTCCGTGGTGTTCACCGCGCCCGCGCACAGGAAGACGCGGCGGGCGTCCACCGTGCACTGCCTGCCCGCGTTCGCGTGGTCGGTGTAGGTGACGCGGTAGCCCGGCGACAGCGGCTCGATGCGCGTCACCTCCGCCTGCGTCGTCACCTCCGCGCCCAGCTGTTCGGCGCGGGCCAGGTAGTTCAGGTCCAGCGTGTTCTTCGCGCGGCGGTTGCAGCCGATGTCGCACTCGCCACAGTAGTTGCACCCCTCCTGGAGGACACCGAACTTGTTCGGCAGGGGCTCGCCCGCGGGGGCGAAGCGCACGGCCAGG
This window encodes:
- a CDS encoding alpha/beta fold hydrolase, coding for MAFDYRSGAAVSRTLSQDLTRGGLPVAERYDFLAGDGVPLRLTRFVGGTKGPVLLVHGAGVWSGMFMLPTLRENFVQHLVRHGYDTWLLDWRASVQLPLRQFTLDDAADHDMPAAVRHVREITGAESVQAVVHCAGSVAFFMALAAGHLPDVRGVVASQVALHHDTPASTRLKAMLRVPELLDAGLDSLTPDDASRTPLFQAAFTRVAGLLRMECDSPVCHRLSFMYGRLYRHARLNAQTHARLEEQFGRCNLLTFRHLGQMARSGHAVRFDFGRAANLLRYGQARPPDYLDPEPFKRPITFVSSEQNRTYLPSSTERTFTWLREANGARYYQRRMLAGYGHLDTFMGSTAAEDTYPVLREALEFQPRAG
- a CDS encoding FAD-dependent oxidoreductase, whose product is MAIAKRYDVVVVGSGFGGSIAALRLSQAGRTVAVLERGRRYAPGQFPRDVTRADELLWHHPSRPEARGLYDVRFLSGIGTVTASGVGGGSLIYANVHVRPDPIVFDHPRWPRGFSREALDPYYDKVARELDVKPFPASLPLRKRDLFQQAAGRMGRQTFDPPEAVSWTEPSAPGRKACQLCAECEFGCQHGAKNTLDLTYLARAEKLGATVWPGLSVSHVQRVADGYRVHYRDLATGEKASVEGRRVVLSAGALGTVEILLRSRDRARTLPLVSARLGHGYSGNGDFLGSLHGSRDEILPWVGPDVATVMRFFDAAPRFTLVTATFNKPATAVLAGLGQAQLGPLGGVAGPLWTKLWPLMHGAFSKGLFSKPLGHGVDPARTSNLFAIGQDNANGRMGLKGEHLDIEWDYARENAELVARMTGAMRELASQYGGTFAPLATWELFRRPFTVHSLGGAHLAESPAQGVVSKEGEVFNYPGLYVADGSVIPTSIGFHPVMTLSAVAERIVEAVAHGF
- a CDS encoding GMC family oxidoreductase N-terminal domain-containing protein; its protein translation is MAPAYDTLVIGTGFGGAVAACRLAQAGLGVRVLERGLRYPKGSFPRDFEDPRNGWLWQHRQGLFDIKLLKGMSIVQAAGYGGGSLIYANVHLRPPPEVFASGWPEGYGREALDPYYDLVAHMLDVQPITASARGLPTKTQRMREVAKKLGREAQFFHPNLAVRFAPAGEPLPNKFGVLQEGCNYCGECDIGCNRRAKNTLDLNYLARAEQLGAEVTTQAEVTRIEPLSPGYRVTYTDHANAGRQCTVDARRVFLCAGAVNTTELLLRARDVHGTLPDLSARLGARYSANGDFLAFAFDTKEPWDPAVGPTITTGMVVDEGQGKDKTWFLFQEGGHPAQAAGLMLAMDPDRALTLPADLLQRELVKVLRTRSKEMASIENERGRFQAVFLAMGRDKSNGRLSLSPLTRELQVQWDVPANLPLYRTQEQLCEDVARALGTRAAYNPLWERLHLPVSVHNLGGCAMAEEPAYGVLTPDGEVHGYPGLYVFDGAALPVGIGVNPSASIAAVAERNVERLIRELKEAPGWVAPERAPGTSSPPRGAPPRVSLRMMPEVEPPSSPVMPGTDPLGDVVVPPGGTVASPTPVVGLRFTERMKGYLQPGHQPADDFNGAARAGQRGGQVAEFVVTITLPNLDRFLAQESHGGIVQGTLHVRGLTPPGGASVENGVFNLFVGTERFYERRMLYLLPFTGADGQPYLLDGYKEVHDDAGFDVWSDTSTLYAVVRKGHERSGPVVSTGIIRLHLPDFLQQLTTFSVLGTSSPLKQADALRRFGGMFMGTLWDVFARAKFD